The Nonlabens spongiae genome contains a region encoding:
- the kynU gene encoding kynureninase: MQFKNTREFALELDKSDDLSRFRESFHIPKQKNGEESIYFCGNSLGLQPKQTKEYINQELDDWATLGVEGHFEAMNPWMPYHENLAETTAEIVGAKTHEVVVMNTLTTNLHLLMVSFYQPKGQRRKILIEADAFPSDRFAVASQIQFHGGDPETDLITWKPREDEHTPRISDLEEILNKHGDEIALIMIGAVNYYTGQFFNLKKITELGHKQGCLVGFDCAHGAGNAPLNLHDSGSDFAVWCTYKYLNSGPGSLGGCFVHERHAQNLDLPRFTGWWGHNKETRFGMRDDFDPIYGAEGWQLSNPPILSMAAIKSSLDIFKEAGFENLRAKSIHLTSYLEYLLHEMEGDRIEIITPTETKDRGCQLSLAVKDADKSLFETITEKGVIADWREPDVIRIAPVPLYNSFLDCYKFVEILKESM; encoded by the coding sequence ATGCAGTTTAAGAATACAAGGGAATTTGCTTTAGAACTGGATAAGAGTGATGATTTATCTCGCTTTCGCGAAAGCTTCCACATTCCAAAACAGAAAAATGGAGAAGAAAGTATTTATTTCTGTGGGAACTCTCTAGGGCTTCAACCTAAACAAACCAAAGAGTACATCAATCAAGAGCTGGACGACTGGGCAACATTAGGCGTGGAAGGACACTTTGAGGCGATGAATCCCTGGATGCCCTATCACGAAAACCTTGCAGAAACTACCGCAGAAATAGTCGGCGCGAAAACTCACGAGGTCGTGGTGATGAATACCTTGACCACCAACCTTCACCTGCTGATGGTCAGTTTCTACCAACCAAAAGGTCAACGACGTAAAATCTTAATTGAGGCAGATGCCTTCCCTAGCGACCGATTTGCTGTTGCCTCGCAGATTCAATTCCATGGCGGTGATCCAGAAACTGATCTAATCACCTGGAAACCTAGAGAAGATGAACATACACCTCGCATTTCAGATCTAGAAGAAATCTTGAATAAGCACGGTGATGAGATAGCTCTTATAATGATAGGAGCCGTTAATTACTATACGGGTCAATTTTTTAATCTCAAAAAGATTACAGAACTAGGACATAAGCAAGGTTGCCTAGTGGGATTTGATTGCGCTCACGGTGCTGGTAACGCTCCGCTAAACTTACATGACTCTGGGTCAGATTTTGCAGTATGGTGTACTTATAAGTATCTCAATTCAGGCCCGGGAAGTTTAGGTGGCTGCTTTGTTCATGAGCGTCACGCACAAAATTTGGACTTACCTCGTTTTACAGGATGGTGGGGACATAATAAAGAAACCCGTTTTGGCATGCGTGATGATTTTGACCCGATCTACGGTGCTGAAGGCTGGCAATTATCCAATCCGCCTATTTTGAGTATGGCAGCAATAAAAAGTAGTCTCGATATATTTAAGGAGGCTGGTTTTGAAAACCTAAGAGCAAAATCTATTCATTTGACATCTTACCTTGAGTACTTATTGCATGAAATGGAGGGGGATCGCATTGAGATCATCACTCCTACTGAAACAAAAGACCGAGGCTGTCAACTCTCGCTTGCCGTTAAAGATGCAGATAAAAGTTTATTTGAAACAATTACCGAAAAGGGAGTGATTGCAGACTGGCGAGAACCCGACGTTATAAGGATTGCGCCTGTTCCTTTATATAATAGCTTTTTAGATTGCTATAAGTTTGTCGAGATTTTGAAAGAATCGATGTAG
- a CDS encoding multidrug effflux MFS transporter, whose protein sequence is MEQKFVQKGSLSKRRKYSIIMVLGTLIAIGPFSIDAYLPAFKQIAGDFNVDTSDIGLTLTTYFIGIGLGQLAYGPLMDRYGRRKPLIVGLILYITTSIMSAFAWDVLSLATLRFFTSLGACAGMVASKAIVRDLFEKEDVADVLSTLMLIMGIAPIIAPTIGGFVIANFHWDWIFYGLAAFAFLMLLNVLFILPESSKPNTTTSLHPVPVLKEYFEIYRNHDFFLFSTARGFVIGLLLGYVAAAPFIFMDYFGLSQEQFGYVFGSNAAGLIAGSQVNRLFLKKYTTFQVTYVVSVLLVLVSGAGLLFASMGWMEFWVIYPLLFAMLTLIGFQNPNVTALSLQPFTKKAGSASAFVGAISMIFGSFASWYVSHFLKTELFPLFLMLAFSAIFAHIAVEVYRKKFAHGYAFAKAYLEHHQHNDKRQHSS, encoded by the coding sequence GTGGAACAAAAATTTGTACAAAAAGGATCGTTAAGCAAGAGGCGTAAGTATTCTATCATCATGGTATTAGGGACATTAATTGCCATAGGACCATTTTCTATAGACGCCTATCTACCTGCCTTTAAGCAGATCGCTGGTGATTTCAATGTTGATACTAGCGATATAGGGTTAACCTTAACCACTTACTTTATAGGTATAGGATTGGGACAACTGGCCTACGGACCACTCATGGATCGCTATGGACGGCGCAAACCGCTCATAGTAGGTCTGATTCTGTATATCACCACAAGTATCATGAGTGCATTTGCATGGGATGTGTTGTCTCTTGCGACATTACGTTTCTTTACCTCACTCGGTGCCTGTGCGGGAATGGTTGCCAGCAAGGCGATAGTCCGTGACTTGTTTGAAAAAGAAGATGTTGCAGATGTGCTTTCAACTCTCATGCTTATCATGGGAATTGCGCCTATCATTGCGCCTACGATAGGAGGTTTTGTAATCGCAAACTTCCATTGGGACTGGATATTTTATGGATTAGCAGCATTTGCATTTTTGATGCTCTTAAATGTTTTGTTTATTCTCCCAGAAAGTTCAAAGCCCAATACAACAACGAGTTTACATCCCGTTCCCGTGCTTAAAGAGTATTTTGAAATATATCGCAATCACGACTTTTTCCTGTTCTCAACAGCAAGGGGCTTTGTAATAGGGTTGTTGTTAGGCTATGTTGCGGCTGCCCCTTTTATATTCATGGACTACTTTGGCCTATCTCAAGAACAGTTCGGTTATGTGTTTGGGAGCAATGCGGCGGGACTCATCGCAGGGAGTCAGGTAAACAGATTGTTTTTGAAAAAGTACACTACTTTTCAGGTAACCTACGTGGTAAGTGTATTATTGGTACTGGTGTCTGGGGCTGGACTACTATTTGCAAGTATGGGATGGATGGAATTTTGGGTGATCTATCCGCTTCTGTTTGCCATGCTCACGCTCATCGGTTTTCAGAATCCTAACGTAACTGCATTATCCCTTCAGCCATTTACTAAGAAAGCTGGTAGTGCCAGTGCGTTTGTGGGGGCGATAAGCATGATTTTTGGCTCGTTTGCGAGTTGGTACGTTTCGCATTTTTTGAAAACTGAACTATTTCCGTTATTTCTGATGCTTGCCTTCTCAGCCATTTTTGCTCATATTGCTGTAGAAGTATATCGTAAGAAGTTTGCTCATGGTTACGCTTTCGCGAAAGCTTACCTAGAACACCATCAGCACAACGATAAAAGGCAACATTCTAGTTAA
- a CDS encoding pirin family protein, with translation MKKTLYRSKDRGYANHGWLEAKHSFSFASWFNPEKMNFGVLRVLNDDRVAPGAGFPTHPHDNMEIITIPLSGVLEHKDSMGNTAQIRTGEVQVMSAGTGVTHSEYNASDSEDLRLFQIWIFPNKRGVEPRYDQQFIAKDLSNGWQQIISPDKSASNMWIHQDAWLSMGQVDLGKSLTYKRKGKETGLYLMVIEGEVNMVDENLKKRDAIGIDSAEEITIQAAINSKLLLIEVPMQLPQY, from the coding sequence ATGAAAAAGACCTTATATAGATCAAAAGATAGAGGATATGCAAACCATGGCTGGTTGGAGGCCAAACACTCATTTAGTTTCGCATCCTGGTTCAATCCAGAAAAAATGAATTTTGGGGTTCTCAGAGTTTTGAACGACGATCGTGTCGCGCCAGGTGCTGGGTTTCCCACGCATCCACATGATAATATGGAGATAATTACTATACCGTTGTCTGGTGTTTTGGAACATAAGGACAGTATGGGTAATACTGCTCAAATAAGAACAGGCGAGGTCCAGGTGATGAGCGCTGGCACAGGTGTCACTCATTCTGAATATAATGCAAGCGATTCAGAAGATCTCAGACTATTCCAGATATGGATCTTTCCCAATAAGCGTGGTGTAGAACCTAGATATGATCAGCAATTTATAGCTAAAGACCTGTCAAACGGTTGGCAACAAATAATATCTCCAGACAAAAGTGCAAGTAATATGTGGATACATCAGGATGCATGGTTAAGTATGGGGCAAGTAGACCTTGGTAAATCGCTAACTTATAAAAGAAAAGGAAAAGAAACTGGCCTTTATCTCATGGTGATTGAGGGCGAGGTTAATATGGTAGATGAGAATCTTAAAAAGCGTGACGCCATCGGAATAGATTCTGCCGAGGAGATAACCATTCAAGCTGCAATAAATTCTAAGCTTTTACTTATTGAAGTACCTATGCAATTACCCCAATACTAA